DNA from Choristoneura fumiferana chromosome 6, NRCan_CFum_1, whole genome shotgun sequence:
AAGGAGGTAAAACATTTATGaagaatttttagttttaaaacagcCGTGGAGGATTTGGTTTGACGTATGGCCTGGCAAGTAGAGAGATTTGAGACCGTGCTTGCACTTCTGAGTTACAAAAATCAATCCATCCGTTTTAgacctacgatgccacagattgACATTGGCTCAAAGTTATAACTGAAGACCCCTCGTTTTGCGTCAgggattatgtatgtatgtatgtaaactctttattgtacaaaataagaaacaaacacaattgacaaacattgaaatatatgtacaaaggcgaacttatccctttaagggatctctaccagtcaacctttgagtggatgagaggagcattcagttaaaaacaataacgggattgagcaaatgaagtaaaaagttcgataatttatgaaggtaggtatttcactgTCACAGATGGTCTAAAAATATAAGGATATGccgtaaaaactgttttccaaagtaGCCCCTGCATTTTAAAGTGCGTTTAATTtacggtattttatttttattttttatttgactggatggaaaacaagcaagtgggtctcctgatggtaagagatgatcaccaccgcccataaaaataaaattaaataaaaattacagctcGACCTCAAATTGGCGCAATGGCAgtctataataaaaattatgaaagacAGTCTCAAGTTAGAAGAGTTGGAGATGACTTTTACCGATGGTACGAAAAAGAAGATATGGAAAGTTAACAGACCAATTCCTGAAGTTATTGAGACGGTGGATTTTGTAAGCAATATATTACTATTATACTTACCTGTTATTGGTTGTGAACTCTTTTAAAAACTGAAATGATACATATTGTAGGTAAATTTCATAAGTTTGCTTTGGAAAATCCatgctaagaaaaaaaaaatataataaaaattgaaccatgaaaatatttttctacgaaCTTATACGACtgataatgaactaaaataatttatttatttttcggtAGGTTAGTagagtcagtgtagtgtggtggtggtgataaatgagtttgtatgatttgtgtgtgttcttacaatgtggaggtagaggaactgcatggaCACGCGTATCTtgcataaaggtcgcgggtgagcaaagaaattcttttagttcatttataccACTTGCGGATCACCGCGGTTAACTTTGGTTTTAATTCATGAagaattaaaaacttaaaacacctCGAAGACTTGACTATTGGCTGCAACCttatttaaatctaaataatcATCTGCAGCTTCAGCTCCTACCATCAGCCATAGGAAAGCGGATTCTATCATTTCTCCCCAACACCTTTCTCGTTGACTGCGCTCGCGTCAACAAATACTGGGCGTACCTAGTCGATGATTTGAAGGCTGAAGCAGCTGCTAGGCTAAAGATTGACGCAGACATGGAAAAATTAAAGGTATAAGGAGTTTCATGTTGGATAATAGCTGTAAAGAGTCTCTTACTTTTCctggttaagttaggttagtgcAGATTAAAGTTGGGCAATACAAATGTATTTGAAGGGCTTTAGAATGTTAAGTGGAATTAATCAAACCTTTTAAATTGGCTGGGAATTTGTAAAAGCTAGTCTAGGTGAAAGTCAAGTCACCTCTTACATGTTTTTTAGGCTCTGAACGAAATCCGGACTTTACCTTATATCTCTTTCATAATTCTTTCTTCATCTATCCTCTCCACAAGCCCAAACTTACTTAACAGTATCAGAGTAACAACATCATCTTTTATTCCACAATGTTCtgttattaagtacttacactaTTCCTCATCGCATCTGCACCTGCACCTTAATATGCATACGCcattaaacaaatacaaataatcaaACCTTGTCAATGATTGATTGGAGGTAgactgtacatacctactaaGTATGCTGAAAACTTCACTTTCTTGCTTTTTAGGACCTAGTGTTACGCCATGACACTAGTATGAATACCATGGATGGAACTGAGCAGACATTCGCGATAAACTCCCAAATGGCTAGCACAGCGCCTTCCATGATGTATGAGCGGCCTAGTCTCAGGCCCAGTGAGAAGTCAGGCCGTTGCTCATTTAGGAATCTCCAGCCTAAGAAGAGTAATAAAAAGCCAGTAAGTTGAGACTTGGTTAATaggctagacgactaaaaaaactggttagtccgtcagttagataattaaaacatattgtgcacgtattttttcttttgtttgacaaacaaaatatGACGAGGATAAagtgcttagaagtttcgagtgaagtcactatatggtacgatttttatCTAATAGTGACAACTCCGCTCCGGCTCACAAGCCCCAactccggaagtttgatgatctatacctttgtcgattcttaataatttgataaacaaaaaaatacgtgtcccatatttttccataatctaactgtcggactaaatagaatgataactatatttttaacccagcGTCGTCATCCCCATTGAGCGTTGCGTATAAAATGACATAATCTTTTACATTACATGtcatattgaaataatttattctgGAATTGTATTTAGTCAAACTaagtaaaagccgtggtggcctagtggtttgacctatcgcctctcaagcagagggtcgtgggttcgaaccccggctcgcacctcttgagtttttcgaaattcatgtgcggaattacatttgaaatttaccacgagctttgcggtgaaggaaaacatcgtgaggaaacctgcacaaacctgcgaagcgattcaatggtgcgtgcgaagttcccaatccgcactgggcccgcgtgggaactatggcccaagccctcttgttctgagaggaggcctgtgcccagcagtgggacgtatataggctgggatgatgatgatgaaactaagTAAACAACTTAAatattcaggattttttaaactttatgtacTTACGCGAATAAGATCGAATTTGCTTTGTGTCGTCCACGCCCTGAACTTTGAATGTTTCTTCGAAAATGTTTACTTgatctgttttttattttctagacAATTCCACCAATTCGGAATATGGCTGACATGTCGGAAAGATTAAACAGAAGAGGCGCTACCGATGACAATTTGTGGGGATGGTGCAGTGCCATCCTTAAACGTCATGTGATCAAGGAAAAATCGAGTCCCTCTATCCGTGTGGTAACTTAAcaatatgattatgatgattgttCCGCTTTCCCTTATTAGGGACAAGTATACGGGGCACAGTCAGCGCACGTGAAAAGAATTGCTGAATTTTTGTACATTCTATCAACTGACGAACCAATAGCGAAACGAGAAATTTGACGTGCGTGCGTCAGCTATCGTACTTGTACAAAAATTTGCAGGCTACAGACTtgtgttaagccgagtttagacttgcaagaaaaatcgtgcaagttgaattacattgcgaggccgtaaagccaacgagtttgcagtggtcaatcgagcgcggcaatgtaatgcaacttgcacgatttttcttgcaagtctaaactcggcttaaggccCGCGTTACACATGCCTATAGCTTGCATATTTTTGTGCAAGTAGCTGGCGCAAATTCATTCAAATATTACGAAAGCATCCAAACTTCAGGCATTATATTCccgattatgattggttttttggagtctttttgtattttttatttcaactccaaatcaatcataatcctactaatattataaatgtgaaagtttgtgagtgagtgagtatgtttgttactttttcacgcttaaacggctggacggatttggatgaaatttggcggaaagttagtttataacctggattaaaacataggatactttttatcccgatattcccacgggatagggataaaatcttgaaattacaaccgctaggcttagagtcatgaaatttggtatgtaggtagttggacgtctggaataaaacataggtgactttttgacccgatattcccacgggatacctagggataaaatcttgaaataacaaccgctgggctttgagccatgaaatttagtatgtaggtagctggacctctggaataacacataggctactttttattccgatattcccacgggatagggataaatcttgaaataacaaccgctgggtttagagtcatgaaatttggtatgtaggtagttagatatctgaaataacacataggcaactttttgaatcgatattcccacgggatacctagggataaaatctttaaataacaaccgctgggcttagagccatgaaatttagtgtgtaggtagctgaacctttgaaataacacataggctactatttattccgatattcccacggatagggataaaatctcgaaataataacccctgggcttagagtcatgaaatttggtacgtaggtaactggacatctggaataacatttaAGTGtcttttgacccgatattcccacgggataactagggataaaatctcgaaataacaaccactgggcttagagccatgaaatttggtatgtaggtagccggacgtctggaataacacatacgctactttttatcccgatatttccacgggatagttttgtaactaagggaccccatacatccgtgtattattgttattattattttgtaattttttctttaattgtatacttactgtagtttttaagtattttattttattttgaaaaaattactttctgccaagcttcttgcggcgcattcttcttggcaatgatggtctttccgaaagtgctggtatttaaaaaaatgacgtgtaaaagtgcccattgcggcctatttactgaataaatgatatgaatttgaattgggatagggaaattttttgaaattttagcactgggtttagagtcttgaattttgtacagttattcgcaACACaccctcaatgaagaccacgatataaattttggaaatttccaggggaattttgtaaaatcccgaaaatttcaattgcaactaccagaccgaatagttaacgcgtgcgaagccgcgggtaaaagctagttcatcataatttgattgcttagtagcgacttctcttgtctgggtgagcggttggttccgaaagagtgtgacgtctgtcgacgccacatagatgtcgctagtgctgctgcttaagtagcaaagtagaaataaacaatctaagatatgtatgcatacgaaaaattcgtgtctagattcctgtccagcagtggtgtaggggttaaagcacgcagcacggaatgctgaggacctgggttcgattcccagtgctggtctctttttctggtttgtctgtgcatccatgtctcagtttgtattttcgatattatatTCCCGGTTTAAAGTTTAAAGGGTTTAAAGTTTAAAGTGCCCACTTTTAGCCGAAATACGCGAAGTGCGGATAGGTGTCTCGGAGCTCTTATCACGTGCATTGACTTTTGTTAAGATtgatacagatagttcaactcagttgtgcgcgcggccctatgtgtgcgtgagcttgtaaatatacaactttcacgtgacgcggcagtcgtcgtccgagcaagacgtgttcttatcgctttacccacacacagggccgcgcgcacaactgagttgaactatctgtatttgTTACAAGATGTAAACCTtgattacctttaatgagctcCTGTTATTACGTACGATGCCGTTGTATCTATGGTATTTGATCACGAGTAGAGTGAAGAATTAGCGAACGTAGGTAAATTTAAACATCCACCCGTAAATTCATCAGTCTACCCTTAATGATGCATGCATGCAACTAGGTTAAAACATCAGGAGCTCATTGAAGGTAGTCTTCTACGTCCCGtagcaaatataataatatctaattCAATTAGTAGTTCCAATAGATAGCAATGTCTtctaaaatcttttatttttatatgaaccTTCAGGATGGCGTCATGTCGTTAGGGAACCAGCACTTTCCATGTCCTCTCATGAAATACTCGATACAGTTGCCACTCAATCCACCACTCGAACAGGATCCTACTACGACGTAAGTAAAACACATTGAGATTCAACCGTCTATGATTTAGCACTCGCTGTCGGCTGAGCAATTCGAAACCTCTTATTGTATTtctcacctatgatgagtttgAACATTTGAATATGTTCACTACAAACACTTGAAAttatgttcgcaaaatattttttttaaataatttatactttgaagcaaaataataaaaaaaaaactttttaaaaatatatagcaatatcagtgtccattaaatagactccatcgaatacgatagaaaaatatttatatttcatcacacttgctcgtaaacagtatcgtaaaatgcaggctaccttagttgcaacccccaataaaacctcgaccttaatgtgcttgtcatgaaacccgtggtctgTAAATGAGTcgttgcgcgtacaaattttcatgtcatgaagcccaaggtcggtaaatgagtcggtgcccgtactgctggcgccgcgccgtgcccgtgcgcgcgctgctgcatgCAGCACTatatggaccaccacatgcacacgcacattgtgtagttataatttataaaacatatacaaaatagtcaaataccgtattccttatttaccgcccttaagacacaatgtactattgttaaatgaaatgacgcaatgtgtaaaatggaacagagtagtgacgtgacacaacattatcggcaatagccgcggttcattattcgataacagggaacactaagatattttaaatttttaaacagaacttgcaagattttgtaaacgcggGTATTTGGAACGCGGCCACAGTCATCTTGTGGCCAAGTGCATGTCAGTATCACTGTCCAGAGTGCGtctgccttgtatacgagttgTTTCCGTTGCgttttctttgcattgtattttgtttttgttaatttctattattattgttgttgacttttattactgtttctcgttaagtttgttataatttttttggcaaaatgctaaaaaagtctaaaaatactgttttgaactcccagtcaggagtttgtaattcgtttgagggattatttcgagcgagaacgagaaaacgaTGGCCCATTGATGGCGATTGAAAACGTTGTTGACCGAGTTGCAGAAGCGCTGGATATCGAGAAGCTACTGTTTCCCGAATCATATAAGAAAAATTTGGCGAAACTGGCTGCaaagaatagtagattgttcaagaagggactaaaacaagaaaatgacacgagatgtttagccacctgAGCAAAacgaggaaaaaaacaatgttctattcaaaattacaatattactttttaaaaacgtacctacgctcgactaatggacaggacatctattcaaaattaaaatagcaaaaaaaatatgttgcaCGGTATTTTCTTTTCTGTTATTGTTTACGAAACGaagctttaaatgcttgcatatttagctaacagtttcaaaattgaaaaatatttaaaactaattggactatgcataataaaataaattaatcctTATGTAATTTTATAGTTCATAGTtcatagtgtttttttatatttttgcacagctgtaattttgaggttatttccacgccctaaaaatcctccattcacaaacaccgtgattggctgtttaggggtttccaacgtaaataaaaaaaaatgaattcctcgagattaatgaggagctttagttcCGATACGCAGAGACAAAGTAAcattaagagcatgagaagtgaaaaatacattGTCCACTCCCAGAAAGCGGTGGCGGAGGAAACCAGTGTCGACAGGTTTAGTACTGATGCTATCCGTAACCATATTTATGGGTACTATGAGAGGCGTGAGATACccacattattaaaattaactcaATCTTTAAAAGAGCTTGAGCTGTAACCAGACTTTACACGTTCCATGCGAATGAAGCCgtgggcggaaaactggaaaaatattattttttatacgtacctaatgcaacttctccaaaaagaggcactaataactcttagaaaaatcAAGTTCATTCGATaaaatggtacatctctaaaactgtcaaactcgaaacgtcacagaactcatcatagatgaaaaatattatagggTACCGCAACGCAATGTTCCTacctatacgttatgcctatccaatttattaaaagtgtaaacaaaccggtttcatcaaaattcttgtttaagaaaaaagtgattagaccgattcgatccagtgagtgctcactggatcgaatcggtctaatcacttttttcaccaaaattcacttgatttcaatatttatttttcattcgaaaaatcttcgtcaaaatctgacgttattttatTGATTGAAACTTGTGTATAATCGGTAGTAGCATAGGCTAGCGTAGAGatagtggaaaatttgacattttaaaaatcgatcaatgcgcggatgaataagcgatttttatttacttttcttaaaattgaaaatagttactgcttttataattgaataaacattctttggaatgaaatcaagtattgaaaatacaaatttttatttcaattccaaatttttacttttacggtcatccgtaaaaccgaaattgaaaatacaaactgaaatatagcaaagaaaaaacagaaaaataagacatcactgggaatcgaacccaggtcctcggtaatccgtaccgcgtgctataccgctacaccactgatggtcaacggtaccgacacgaatttctctatgcacctcatatctcagcttgtgtttcttacttagtcacttaagcagcgacgctagcgacatctatgccgtaagccctcaaacttttttcggcattcctttggaactaaccgctcaccaaACCAAAATTCGGTTTCATTGTTTTGTGTATGCGGTAACTGGGACGATTGACCGTTCGTAATGATGATTTTGAGTCAGTGCATGAAAATAACTGGCTAGAGATTGGTTAGACATGTATAAGAGTAGAAAATaggcatcgtcctaatagaacgcgaatgcgcgATCATCGCGCGAGTATGCGATGCGACCATCGCGTGTGCGCGCGATCAAACATATTGAACTCGAATAAGTGTCCTAACTGACAATCGCGCATTATGTTTGATCGCGCGCACACGCGATGGTCGCATCGCTTAGTTCGCGCGATGATCGCGCatcgcgttctattaggacgatgccAGTTTCTAAATCAATACGTTCGAACGAAATGTACCTAAGTTAAAACTAGTTTAACCCAAATAAATGCAATGTGCATGTTTTTCCCTTGCATTTTTgttaatcaaatcttgcaagtaaacttttattcaattcTACTCTAGTGATGATCGATGTTTGTTTTACAATGCAAGTATACCCAAGAGAAAAGTGGACTCAGCCAAAAAAGCTTgtgtaaaaaatttaatacaaaatctTATTTCTAGCTCTACGCTGCCCCAGAAACGCAACGTTACAAATATTGTGAAGGTTGCGCATGTTAAAAAAGATGCTGACGACAGCAAGCGCTTAAAGCTATGGAGCCGAGATTTTGCATCCCTGTATCCTGCATTTAAAATTCCTTCCTACAAATGTCCTATATAgccttattaaataaaaattcaattagACCAgttaatgatatttttattttaagcaacGAGTTTTATATTTACATAAGAAAAACATCACATCTTAacttaactttaaaataaacacaGTAAACTCACAACCCCCCCTACAAAGGCAATCACGTCGTCGTTGAGAGACGTCACAGGCAGCGACCCAAAGAGGAAAACAGGTCGTCGTTGAGAGACGTCACAGGCAGCGACCCAAAGAGGAAAACAGGTCGTCGTTGAGAGACGTCACAGGTAGCGACTCGAAGAGGCAAACACGTCGTCGTTAAGAGACGTCACAGGCAGCGACCCAAACAGGCAAACACGTCGTCGTTGAGAGACGTCAGAGGCAGCGACCTAAAGAGGCAAACAGGTCGTCGTTGAGAGACGTCACAGGCAGCGACCCAAAGAAGCAAACAGGTCGTCGTTGAGAGACGTCACAGGCAGCGCCCCAAAGAAGCAAACAGGTCGTCGTTGAGAGACGTCACAGGCAGTGACCCAAACAGGCAAACACGTCGTCGTTGAGAGACTTCACAGACATCGACCCAAAGATATATGATCCAATATATGGATATATGGATTCTTGGTCTGAGCCTCGACCTCAAAACTCATTAAGCTGTgtgtccaccagagatgtgcgaggatgtgtggcGAGGactgtttttcatgaaccaatagaaacgcttcatttacctatcctcgcacagcacatctctggtagcaATAGCTGAGTGGAACGAGGCAGCCTAGGTAAATGACGCGTTTCCATTGATTCATGATTCATGAAAGGCGGCACCGACGATAGAGTAgtcatatttatatattattagtgCTTTAATATCAAAACACGAACTTAAaaccatcccactaatattataaatgcgaatatttgtaactttttgttttttaccttttcacgtcgaaaccttaacctatttagatgaaattcggtatacagataactGATACAGATAGTATGAgctccggggaaggacatggaatagtttttattgcggaaaattgcataagtaGGTAGTTCTCGCGGCAAAGGGATAAATAAATCTCAggcggacaaagtcgcgggcaacagctacttaTTGGaccatattataataaaataaggtaAAATACCAATCGGAAACTTtttagtaaaaagaaaaatgtttttggcACGTTTTTATCATTTGACACTTcttgtttttataaaagaattttaCAGAATTTTACACTTgagtttcatatttatttacatttatattatacacaATATGCCTGTTTCAGCTTTTGCGGAAGTGACCAAGCAAGTGCATGTTCTTAATGATCTGATTTTAGACGACATGATTTATGGTAATGTTATACAGATATACATAAAAACGCCAATAAATGTCACAACTTCTCCAGGATACTAACTTTTTTGTAATATGAAAtcaatttcataaaatatagtAGGTATCTTGTATTTGCATTTAAATTACAGCCCGTGAACAAAACGAAATTGAAACCCTACAATTCAACAAACATCTATCTGCTCTAAAAAATTGGTTTACTCGTATCTCTACCCCGAACAAGAAAAGATTCTTACTGGCTTTAATAGAAGATATTTCTTCGGCATGGGCATTGTCCCTGATACTAATGAGTATATGGAATTGCCGGACTAAGGATGCCATAATGTCTGTCTGCGAGTAAGTACTTCATCATTGGCTGGAAAACATTTACTGTTCACAAcaaaagccccccccccccccctagagcgttttcagataaGTTAGTAACAgtagtttaatacatcagtggtaACAGTAATCTTAATAAGGTTaggattatccgatccgatatcggtatcggacgctgatacgatatcggggcaagtaaaatgtatgaaatataatTTGATATCGGATCGGGTAATCTgagagacaggtacatatttcatacattttatttgcCATATCGGTATCGGCCACGTAATATCGGATCGGTTAATAGACGGAGagcgaaaagaaaaaaaaatatcccaatGATACTGAATTTACAGACGTAGAATTTGGAGCAGTTATGACCAAAACCCCATGGATCACAACAGGACAGCTCTACCCATCCAGACGCTCATACAGGTCATGAAGTATGACCGCAAGTGGTTTCTGTCACTAGAGCccgtaagtaaatttaaattcgttataatgtaggtaggtgTGTAGGTTACAATTTtcacccgactgcccaaaggatgGTTATGTTCTTCGAGCgtattatgtacttatatgtTTTTATGTAGAGTCAGCTACAAAGATATTAATACAGCCCAgttacaaaaatttaattaaattttcgtaatttttgtaataccaattttttttaactttttactttagccaaaataccaaaaacggaacccttatagtttcgccatgtctgtctgtctgtctgtccgtccgcggctttgctcagggactatcaatgctagaaagctgtaattttgcacgaatatacatgtaaactatgccgacaaaatcgtacctacaataaaaattaaaaaatttttttttagagtagtaCCATAGAAGTaatgtgggggtgtttttttttattatccaatcttgtagtgtggggtatcgttggataggtcttgtaaaaccattagggggttgctaaaacgatttttcgattcagtgatttgtttgcaaaatattaaactttacaataaatatatatttaaagtgaaaattttcattaaaatcgagcgtcccctctaaaatctaaaccggggtggaaatttaaaaaaaaatcaggatggtattaattatatcaaacttacaagaaaaactataacggttaagttttcttgagaattattagtagtttaagagtaaatagcagcctaaggtataaaatatacctaaattatattacttaattttttcgtaatggctacggaaccctatttcgggtgtgtccgacacgcttttggccagtttttttagtTGACTCTATGTATGACCGTA
Protein-coding regions in this window:
- the LOC141428684 gene encoding uncharacterized protein; the protein is MPSFTEVSRQLHLLNDIILSDIRNGFGNAIEEETVIFSRHLFATKHWFSRISSSNKKIFILALLKHLNSAWAISLLLKAIWNCRPKDAVSSVCEKEIWSSYDQDPLDHNRTAVPLKTLVLVMKSDREWFISLEPDQQAVVLTELVSIGGGPLMWTVLQEAQIIYEKYREDQLVNIQECMVVTEPPIEKVKSQAAIDKGKKEPTPRGRPSSAGADSDAKQNVPGQAQKELDLKLAQWQSIIKIMKDSLKLEELEMTFTDGTKKKIWKVNRPIPEVIETVDFLQLLPSAIGKRILSFLPNTFLVDCARVNKYWAYLVDDLKAEAAARLKIDADMEKLKDLVLRHDTSMNTMDGTEQTFAINSQMASTAPSMMYERPSLRPSEKSGRCSFRNLQPKKSNKKPTIPPIRNMADMSERLNRRGATDDNLWGWCSAILKRHVIKEKSSPSIRVDGVMSLGNQHFPCPLMKYSIQLPLNPPLEQDPTTTSTLPQKRNVTNIVKVAHVKKDADDSKRLKLWSRDFASLYPAFKIPSYKCPI